The following proteins come from a genomic window of Actinomarinicola tropica:
- a CDS encoding pseudouridine-5'-phosphate glycosidase, which yields MTEIVLSDPVRTALSEGRAVVALESTIFSHLGLPSPANAEALDRCLAAVEQGGAVPAVTAVVDGVPRVGLDPSEHPRILGPARKAAARDLPVAIGQAWDVGATTVSASLALAAAAGIRVFATGGIGGVHREVEQTGDVSADLGAIAAHPVVTVCAGAKVFLDLPRTLEHLEMLGVPVLGWRTDELPAFTTPTSGLPVPHRVEDASEVARIVAAGRALGATQGTLVTVPVPAADGLPKAEIDAALDAALRDAAAEGLSGAAVTPFVLGRIAEATEGRSVPANLALAENNARVAASIAVELARRDGGTAA from the coding sequence GTGACCGAGATCGTCCTCAGCGACCCCGTCCGCACCGCTCTCTCCGAGGGGCGAGCCGTCGTCGCGCTCGAGTCCACGATCTTCAGCCACCTCGGGCTGCCGTCCCCCGCCAACGCCGAGGCCCTCGACCGCTGCCTCGCCGCCGTCGAGCAGGGCGGCGCCGTGCCCGCCGTGACCGCGGTGGTCGACGGCGTCCCCCGGGTGGGTCTCGACCCGAGCGAGCACCCGCGCATCCTCGGACCGGCCCGGAAGGCGGCCGCGCGCGACCTGCCGGTCGCCATCGGCCAGGCGTGGGACGTCGGCGCCACGACCGTCTCGGCCTCCCTGGCCCTCGCGGCCGCCGCGGGCATCCGCGTCTTCGCTACGGGAGGCATCGGCGGGGTCCACCGCGAGGTCGAGCAGACCGGCGACGTCAGCGCAGACCTCGGGGCGATCGCCGCACACCCGGTCGTCACCGTGTGCGCGGGGGCGAAGGTCTTCCTCGACCTGCCCCGGACCCTCGAGCACCTGGAGATGCTCGGCGTGCCGGTCCTCGGGTGGCGGACCGACGAGCTGCCGGCCTTCACCACCCCGACCAGCGGGCTCCCGGTGCCCCACCGGGTCGAGGACGCATCCGAGGTGGCCCGCATCGTCGCCGCCGGTCGCGCGCTCGGCGCCACGCAGGGCACGCTCGTCACCGTGCCCGTGCCGGCGGCCGACGGGCTGCCGAAGGCCGAGATCGACGCGGCGCTCGACGCCGCCCTGCGCGACGCCGCGGCCGAGGGCCTGAGCGGCGCGGCGGTGACGCCGTTCGTGCTGGGTCGCATCGCCGAGGCCACCGAGGGCCGCTCCGTCCCCGCCAACCTGGCCCTGGCGGAGAACAACGCCCGGGTCGCCGCCTCGATCGCGGTCGAGCTGGCGCGACGGGACGGAGGGACGGCCGCGTGA
- a CDS encoding DMT family transporter — translation MTTPVDEPPAAPIGPGPAPTPTVDPATDRLPRTAAGTNAGAFAPTDWGLLAACTLIWGSSFYFMAIGLRALEPGVITFLRVMFGALALGALPASRTRVRREDWPRLVVLGATWMAIPFTMFPLAQQWIDSSLTGMLNAAMPVLTAIVALLIARQLPGPAQAVGLAVGLAGTIAIGWDGLGDGGSTALGVVLVFVAVSSYAVSVNIAVPLQHRYGSLPILVRIQLVAMVLTAPFAAAGLPDSRFELRPVLAIVVLGVFGTGLAFAVMGTLMGRVGATRASVTTYLMPIVSIALGAALLDEAVHPAAVVGTVLVLVGAWLVSRAERAAT, via the coding sequence GTGACGACGCCTGTCGACGAGCCGCCCGCTGCGCCCATCGGCCCCGGGCCCGCCCCGACCCCCACCGTCGACCCCGCCACCGACCGGCTGCCCCGCACGGCGGCGGGCACCAACGCCGGCGCCTTCGCTCCGACCGACTGGGGCCTCCTCGCCGCTTGCACGCTGATCTGGGGATCGAGCTTCTACTTCATGGCGATCGGGCTGCGGGCGCTCGAACCCGGGGTGATCACGTTCCTGCGCGTCATGTTCGGCGCCCTCGCGCTCGGGGCGCTGCCCGCCTCGCGCACCAGGGTCCGTCGTGAGGACTGGCCCCGGCTCGTCGTCCTCGGGGCCACGTGGATGGCGATCCCGTTCACCATGTTCCCGCTGGCCCAGCAGTGGATCGACAGCTCGCTCACGGGGATGCTCAACGCCGCCATGCCGGTGCTGACCGCCATCGTGGCCCTCCTCATCGCACGCCAGCTACCCGGACCGGCCCAGGCGGTCGGCCTCGCCGTCGGTCTGGCCGGCACGATCGCGATCGGGTGGGACGGCCTCGGTGACGGCGGGTCCACCGCGCTCGGCGTGGTGCTGGTGTTCGTCGCCGTCAGCTCCTACGCCGTCTCGGTGAACATCGCCGTCCCGCTGCAGCACCGCTACGGCTCGCTGCCGATCCTCGTGCGCATCCAGCTGGTGGCCATGGTGCTCACCGCGCCGTTCGCGGCCGCGGGGCTGCCGGACTCGCGGTTCGAGCTCCGGCCGGTGCTCGCCATCGTCGTGCTCGGCGTGTTCGGCACCGGGCTCGCCTTCGCCGTGATGGGCACGCTGATGGGCCGGGTGGGGGCGACGCGTGCCTCGGTCACCACCTACCTGATGCCGATCGTCTCCATCGCCCTCGGCGCCGCCCTCCTCGACGAGGCCGTGCACCCCGCGGCGGTGGTCGGCACCGTCCTCGTGCTGGTCGGCGCGTGGCTCGTGAGCCGGGCCGAGCGCGCCGCCACCTGA
- a CDS encoding response regulator, whose product MQIVIAEDSVLLRAGLTGLLADAGHDVVAAVGDADALIEVVERHRPDLCVTDVRMPPTHTDDGLRAARQIRERWPEVGILVLSQYVEERYATELLATDTTGLGYLLKDRIADVADFVAAVDRVGSGGTALDPEVVSQLLARSRRRDPLERLSPREREVLGLMAEGRTNTAIARQLVVSDGAVEKHISNIFTKLDLPPTDGDHRRVLAVLRWLEGLEP is encoded by the coding sequence GTGCAGATCGTGATCGCCGAGGACTCGGTCCTGCTCCGCGCCGGTCTCACCGGGCTCCTCGCCGACGCCGGACACGACGTCGTCGCCGCCGTCGGCGACGCCGACGCGCTGATCGAGGTCGTCGAGCGGCACCGACCCGACCTCTGCGTCACCGACGTGCGCATGCCGCCGACCCACACCGACGACGGTCTGCGTGCCGCTCGGCAGATCCGGGAGCGGTGGCCGGAGGTCGGCATCCTCGTGCTGTCCCAGTACGTCGAGGAGCGCTACGCGACCGAGCTGCTCGCCACCGACACCACGGGCCTCGGCTACCTGTTGAAGGACCGGATCGCCGACGTCGCCGACTTCGTCGCGGCGGTCGATCGCGTCGGCAGCGGGGGGACGGCGCTCGATCCCGAGGTCGTCTCCCAGCTCCTCGCCCGCTCACGGCGCCGCGACCCGCTCGAGCGCCTCTCGCCGCGCGAGCGGGAGGTGCTCGGGCTGATGGCCGAGGGTCGCACCAACACCGCGATCGCCCGGCAGCTCGTCGTGAGCGACGGCGCGGTCGAGAAGCACATCAGCAACATCTTCACCAAGCTCGACCTACCGCCGACCGACGGGGACCACCGCAGGGTCCTCGCCGTGCTGCGCTGGCTGGAGGGACTGGAGCCATGA
- a CDS encoding DUF4097 family beta strand repeat-containing protein, translating to MTATTAPRPPSRPQIRHRGRRAWRVGGAVVTVVVLLAAFLEVLTFIARETTVVETTFTAAQLADVRVLEITGERGSVDVVGSDGGGARLRSEVTRGLEAPRNEWRLDGDRLIVTSRCHLVFEEHCRVDHELTIPADLRVEVRSTSGTVRIADVDGAVRARTTMGDVELVGLSGPVDVDADMGDVTALRLRSSVVSVGLDHGRVDLTFDAPPDEVSIRSSFGDVAVAVPDVPGIYAISSSVRFGDLRNDLRTDGRSDSAITIDSDFGTVDLRYAP from the coding sequence ATGACCGCCACCACCGCCCCACGCCCGCCGTCCCGCCCGCAGATCCGGCACAGGGGCCGGCGCGCCTGGCGCGTCGGCGGCGCCGTCGTCACCGTCGTGGTGCTGCTCGCGGCGTTCCTCGAGGTCCTGACGTTCATCGCCCGTGAGACGACGGTCGTCGAGACCACCTTCACCGCCGCGCAGCTCGCCGACGTCCGCGTCCTCGAGATCACCGGCGAGCGGGGCTCGGTCGACGTCGTCGGCTCCGACGGCGGCGGTGCGCGCCTCCGGTCAGAGGTCACCCGGGGGCTCGAGGCGCCGCGCAACGAGTGGCGCCTCGACGGTGATCGGCTGATCGTCACGTCGCGCTGCCACCTGGTGTTCGAGGAGCACTGCCGGGTCGACCACGAGCTGACGATCCCCGCAGACCTGCGGGTCGAGGTGCGCTCGACGAGCGGCACCGTGCGGATCGCCGACGTGGACGGCGCCGTGCGCGCCCGGACCACGATGGGCGACGTCGAGCTCGTCGGGCTCAGCGGCCCGGTCGACGTCGACGCCGACATGGGTGACGTCACCGCGCTGCGGCTGCGGTCCTCGGTCGTCTCGGTCGGGCTCGACCACGGCCGGGTCGACCTGACGTTCGACGCCCCACCCGACGAGGTCTCGATCCGCTCGTCGTTCGGCGACGTCGCGGTGGCCGTCCCCGACGTGCCGGGCATCTACGCGATCTCCTCGTCGGTGCGCTTCGGCGACCTCCGCAACGACCTGCGAACCGACGGCCGGAGCGACTCGGCGATCACGATCGACTCCGACTTCGGAACGGTCGACCTCCGCTACGCCCCCTGA
- a CDS encoding ABC transporter ATP-binding protein: MSIATNPLDTRNPPTRGGAALTAVAATKRYGSGDTAVDRVDATIPAGRFTAVMGPSGSGKSTLVHCLAGLDTLTSGEVWLGDVELGALSDRALTRLRRERIGFVFQAFNLIPTLTAYENIVLPLQLARRQPDGPWLSEVVDVVGLGDRLAHRPSELSGGQQQRVAVARALASRPDVIVADEPTGNLDSTSGSAVLGFLREAVDRFGQTTVMVTHDAVAASYADAVLFLADGRIVDELSGPTPDAVLDRMKRLGS; the protein is encoded by the coding sequence TTGAGCATCGCGACGAACCCCCTCGACACCCGCAACCCACCGACCCGCGGCGGTGCCGCGCTGACCGCCGTGGCCGCCACCAAGCGCTACGGCAGCGGCGACACCGCGGTCGACCGCGTCGACGCCACCATCCCCGCCGGTCGCTTCACCGCCGTGATGGGGCCATCGGGCTCCGGCAAGTCCACGCTCGTGCACTGCCTCGCCGGCCTCGACACCCTGACCTCCGGCGAGGTCTGGCTCGGCGACGTGGAGCTCGGCGCCCTCTCCGACCGTGCGCTCACCCGGCTGCGGCGCGAGCGCATCGGCTTCGTGTTCCAGGCCTTCAACCTCATCCCGACCCTGACGGCCTACGAGAACATCGTGCTCCCGCTCCAGCTGGCACGCCGCCAGCCCGACGGGCCCTGGCTGTCCGAGGTGGTCGACGTCGTCGGCCTCGGCGATCGCCTCGCCCACCGACCGAGCGAGCTGTCCGGCGGCCAGCAGCAGCGCGTGGCTGTGGCCCGGGCGCTGGCGAGCCGGCCCGACGTGATCGTCGCCGACGAGCCGACCGGCAACCTCGACTCGACGAGCGGCAGCGCCGTCCTCGGCTTCCTGCGCGAGGCCGTCGACCGGTTCGGCCAGACGACCGTCATGGTCACCCACGACGCGGTCGCCGCCTCCTACGCCGACGCGGTGCTCTTCCTCGCCGACGGCCGCATCGTCGACGAGCTGTCCGGTCCCACCCCCGACGCGGTGCTCGACCGCATGAAGCGACTGGGGAGCTGA
- a CDS encoding ABC transporter permease, whose translation MLHTTFANLRSHLRRLLSTGLAVVLGVGFLAATLLIGSSVRGAFDQSFDEWTDGVAVAVRSDSRIGSDEVVAQIGTLDLALAEQVATVDGVGVIAPSVEGSARIIGADGEALGGDGPPTLAGNWVEDDGLNPYDLAEGRAPAAPDEVVIDRRSADLGELSVGDTTTVLTPRPVEVTIVGIGTYGDRDSFGPTTFTAFTTEQAQDLFVGDREQVHQLLVAATPDVDPDALAAEVTALVPDGTEVLTGDELAADLMAMIESDFIGFFETMLLAFAAIALLVATFSIHNTFSILVAQRVRESALLRAIGASRGQVLGAVTIEALLVGAVASGLGVAVGVGLGHLALWAMDGAGFGMGTGLVLSPGRVAVAFAVGVLVTLVASLAPSVQASRVAPLAAIRDTAVERTRASRPRTAVGLGLLGLSAVALVSAPSAGDGAIARAGLGAAGVLVAVVMLGPVVARPVASALGLPVALVRGQSGVLARRNAVRNPRRTAGTASALTLGVAVVALFTVFASSITAAIDDTVARQFGGDLVVASDDFSSAGLSGDLAPAIEELPEVARAVGGGNAVMEIDGDTEYATAIDVARLDGLLDMGVAEGSLADLGPDDLAVSSDMAEDHGWEVGDVVTAIPSPGATEQLRIVALYENTDLLGPVLVHPEMWARHTAQPADVAILVEAAPGVGLDEARAAIAAVTERFDAPAPQDRDEYVDAVAGEVEAILGIVYGLLVVAVLIALMGIANTVSLSVHERTRELGLLRAVGQTRRQLRSMVRWESVIVAVFGTAVGVLLGVVLGWGLLRAISEAEGIATPLAVPVGQLAVIVGIGAVAGILAAWRPARRASRLDVLAAIATD comes from the coding sequence GTGCTGCACACCACCTTCGCCAACCTGCGCAGCCACCTGCGCCGACTGCTCTCCACCGGGCTCGCCGTCGTGCTCGGCGTCGGGTTCCTGGCCGCCACCCTGCTCATCGGCAGCTCGGTGCGCGGCGCCTTCGACCAGTCCTTCGACGAGTGGACCGACGGCGTGGCCGTCGCCGTCCGCTCCGACAGCCGCATCGGCAGCGACGAGGTCGTCGCCCAGATCGGCACCCTCGACCTCGCGCTCGCCGAGCAGGTCGCCACCGTCGACGGGGTCGGGGTCATCGCCCCGTCCGTGGAGGGGTCGGCGCGGATCATCGGCGCCGACGGCGAGGCGCTCGGCGGCGACGGGCCGCCGACCCTCGCCGGCAACTGGGTGGAGGACGACGGCCTCAACCCCTACGACCTGGCCGAGGGCCGGGCACCGGCCGCGCCGGACGAGGTGGTGATCGACCGGCGGTCCGCCGACCTCGGCGAGCTCTCCGTCGGCGACACGACGACGGTGCTCACGCCCCGACCCGTCGAGGTCACGATCGTCGGCATCGGCACCTACGGCGACCGGGACAGCTTCGGGCCCACCACCTTCACGGCGTTCACGACCGAGCAGGCCCAGGACCTGTTCGTCGGCGACCGCGAGCAGGTCCACCAGCTGCTCGTCGCCGCGACGCCCGACGTCGACCCCGACGCGCTGGCCGCCGAGGTCACGGCGCTCGTGCCCGACGGCACCGAGGTGCTCACCGGCGACGAGCTCGCCGCGGACCTCATGGCGATGATCGAGAGCGACTTCATCGGCTTCTTCGAGACGATGCTCCTGGCCTTCGCCGCCATCGCGCTGCTGGTCGCCACGTTCAGCATCCACAACACCTTCTCGATCCTCGTCGCCCAGCGGGTCCGCGAGTCGGCGCTCCTCCGAGCGATCGGCGCGTCGCGTGGCCAGGTGCTCGGCGCGGTGACGATCGAGGCGCTGCTCGTGGGCGCCGTGGCCTCCGGCCTCGGCGTGGCGGTCGGCGTCGGCCTGGGGCACCTGGCGCTGTGGGCGATGGACGGCGCCGGCTTCGGCATGGGCACCGGGCTCGTCCTGTCCCCCGGCCGGGTGGCCGTCGCCTTCGCCGTCGGTGTCCTGGTCACGCTCGTGGCGTCGCTGGCGCCGTCGGTCCAGGCGTCCCGCGTCGCGCCGCTCGCCGCGATCCGCGACACCGCCGTCGAGCGGACGCGGGCCTCCCGGCCCCGCACGGCCGTCGGCCTCGGGCTCCTGGGACTCTCGGCCGTCGCCCTCGTCTCGGCGCCCTCCGCGGGCGACGGGGCGATCGCGAGGGCCGGGCTCGGGGCCGCCGGCGTCCTCGTGGCCGTCGTGATGCTCGGGCCGGTCGTCGCCCGTCCGGTCGCCAGCGCCCTCGGCCTGCCGGTGGCGCTGGTGCGGGGCCAGAGCGGGGTGCTCGCCCGGCGCAACGCCGTGCGCAACCCACGCCGCACCGCGGGCACCGCCAGCGCCCTCACCCTCGGCGTGGCGGTCGTGGCCCTCTTCACCGTCTTCGCCAGCTCGATCACGGCGGCGATCGACGACACGGTCGCCCGCCAGTTCGGTGGGGACCTCGTCGTCGCCAGCGACGACTTCTCCTCCGCGGGCCTGAGCGGCGACCTCGCCCCGGCCATCGAGGAGCTGCCCGAGGTGGCCCGCGCCGTCGGCGGTGGCAACGCGGTGATGGAGATCGACGGCGACACGGAGTACGCCACGGCGATCGACGTCGCCCGCCTCGACGGCCTGCTCGACATGGGCGTCGCGGAGGGGTCGCTGGCCGACCTCGGTCCGGACGACCTCGCCGTCTCGAGCGACATGGCGGAGGACCACGGGTGGGAGGTCGGCGACGTCGTCACGGCCATCCCGTCGCCCGGCGCCACCGAGCAGCTGCGGATCGTCGCCCTCTACGAGAACACCGACCTGCTCGGCCCGGTGCTCGTCCACCCCGAGATGTGGGCCCGCCACACCGCCCAGCCGGCCGACGTGGCGATCCTCGTCGAGGCGGCGCCGGGCGTGGGCCTCGACGAGGCCAGGGCGGCGATCGCCGCGGTCACGGAGCGGTTCGACGCCCCGGCGCCCCAGGACCGCGACGAGTACGTCGACGCGGTCGCCGGCGAGGTCGAGGCCATCCTCGGCATCGTCTACGGGCTCCTCGTCGTCGCCGTCCTCATCGCCCTGATGGGGATCGCCAACACGGTCTCGCTGTCGGTCCACGAGCGCACCCGGGAGCTCGGCCTCCTGCGGGCCGTCGGCCAGACCCGCCGTCAGCTGCGCTCGATGGTCCGGTGGGAGTCGGTCATCGTGGCCGTCTTCGGCACGGCGGTCGGGGTGCTGCTCGGCGTCGTCCTCGGCTGGGGCCTGCTGCGGGCCATCTCGGAGGCGGAGGGCATCGCCACCCCGCTCGCCGTCCCCGTCGGTCAGCTGGCCGTCATCGTCGGCATCGGCGCGGTGGCCGGGATCCTGGCGGCGTGGCGGCCGGCCCGCCGGGCCTCCCGGCTCGACGTCCTGGCGGCCATCGCGACCGACTGA
- a CDS encoding alpha/beta fold hydrolase, producing MTDATSGTVRTGRATNGPVELHYEAAGDPSDPALLMVSGLGSQCITFVDPLIERFVEAGFFTIRYDNRDVGLSSKFAEVRPDLGAVVAALKAGEEPPVPYLLSDMAADAAAVLDALEVEAAHVLGVSMGGMIVQTMAIERPERMLSLTSIMSTTGDRSVGRSTPEANALLMTPAGPSRDEAVERMILGARTYGSPDHIDEERLAEIAGAAYDRCFHPEGTARQLMAITASGDRTEKLRGVTVPALVIHGDQDNLIDVSGGVATADAIPGASLAVLEGMGHDLPPAYWDRLVDLVTEHAARAAGS from the coding sequence ATGACCGACGCGACCAGCGGGACCGTGCGCACCGGGCGGGCCACCAACGGCCCGGTCGAGCTCCACTACGAGGCCGCCGGCGACCCGTCCGATCCGGCGCTGCTCATGGTCAGCGGGCTCGGCTCGCAGTGCATCACCTTCGTGGACCCGCTGATCGAGCGCTTCGTCGAGGCCGGCTTCTTCACCATCCGCTACGACAACCGCGACGTCGGCCTGTCCTCCAAGTTCGCCGAGGTGCGTCCCGACCTGGGCGCGGTCGTCGCCGCGCTCAAGGCCGGCGAGGAGCCCCCGGTCCCCTACCTGCTGAGCGACATGGCCGCCGACGCCGCGGCCGTGCTCGACGCCCTGGAGGTCGAGGCGGCGCACGTGCTCGGCGTGTCGATGGGCGGCATGATCGTCCAGACGATGGCGATCGAGCGCCCGGAGCGGATGCTCTCGCTGACGTCGATCATGTCGACCACGGGCGACCGCAGCGTCGGACGATCGACCCCGGAGGCCAACGCCCTGCTCATGACCCCGGCCGGGCCCTCGCGCGACGAGGCCGTCGAGCGGATGATCCTAGGTGCCCGCACCTACGGGTCGCCCGACCACATCGACGAGGAGCGGCTCGCCGAGATCGCCGGTGCGGCCTACGACCGTTGCTTCCACCCCGAGGGCACGGCCCGGCAGCTGATGGCGATCACCGCCTCGGGCGACCGCACCGAGAAGCTGCGGGGGGTGACGGTGCCGGCCCTCGTGATCCACGGCGACCAGGACAACCTCATCGACGTGAGCGGCGGCGTCGCCACCGCCGACGCCATCCCCGGCGCGTCGCTGGCCGTGCTCGAGGGCATGGGCCACGACCTGCCCCCCGCCTACTGGGACCGCCTCGTCGACCTCGTGACCGAGCACGCGGCGAGGGCCGCCGGCAGCTGA
- a CDS encoding metal-sensitive transcriptional regulator: MKFPDDVSDDVRLRLRRLEGQIRGLQRMLDEGQDCESIVTQLAAAKAALDRVGYRLVAAGMRHCARLEPDAPADDETGLDVEDLEKLFLKLS, translated from the coding sequence GTGAAGTTCCCCGATGACGTGTCCGACGACGTCCGCCTGCGCCTCCGCCGGCTGGAGGGCCAGATCCGGGGCCTCCAGCGGATGCTCGACGAGGGCCAGGACTGCGAGTCGATCGTCACCCAGCTCGCCGCGGCCAAGGCCGCGCTCGACCGCGTCGGCTACCGGCTGGTGGCCGCGGGGATGCGCCACTGCGCCCGGCTGGAGCCCGATGCCCCGGCGGACGACGAGACCGGCCTCGACGTCGAGGACCTGGAGAAGCTCTTCCTCAAGCTGAGCTGA